A single genomic interval of Tsukamurella paurometabola harbors:
- a CDS encoding helix-turn-helix transcriptional regulator, with protein sequence MAQVDTGNKYDSDALVGQGLFASRLEELFRTVPGPNGRAFTAKAIAQRSTALGFRLGESYLSQLRSGKAKSPSFRTVEGISAAFGVDVHYFLEDEAAQRTRDQIHLMRLQADTKVQMAAFRLAGLSPDSVNMVNELIKVLRVQQGLPADPPELPVDSRENEGL encoded by the coding sequence ATGGCACAAGTGGATACAGGTAATAAGTACGACAGCGACGCCCTGGTGGGTCAGGGCCTGTTCGCGAGTCGTCTCGAGGAGCTGTTCCGCACGGTGCCCGGCCCGAACGGCCGCGCATTCACCGCGAAGGCGATCGCCCAGCGCTCGACCGCCCTGGGCTTCCGCCTGGGCGAGTCGTACCTGAGCCAGCTCCGCTCCGGCAAGGCGAAGTCGCCGTCCTTCCGCACCGTCGAGGGCATCTCGGCCGCGTTCGGCGTGGACGTGCACTACTTCCTCGAGGACGAGGCCGCTCAGCGCACCCGTGACCAGATCCACCTGATGCGGCTGCAGGCCGACACCAAGGTGCAGATGGCCGCATTCCGCCTGGCAGGGCTCTCGCCCGACTCGGTGAACATGGTCAACGAGCTCATCAAGGTGTTGCGAGTGCAGCAGGGCTTGCCCGCCGACCCGCCCGAGCTTCCCGTAGACTCGCGCGAAAACGAGGGGCTCTAG
- a CDS encoding GAD-like domain-containing protein: MHKPTLGAYESLQAAEDWFIYQRRADFHGEDGNINEVPIPDPVVPVPAERYQQYADLPHAIHRLWQTFGFTGDFIDPVEWEPIVAPWLDGLTFTHMPNDDHFVPLTRSETGNISLLGTRTLNFLKISPQTGRIQAWNNAPHLRADYFRGLPSALSVSHSLDLDERSTIGHLGGDSIDSLDIVEFLGPVDRGQFYGQRVPQCEGGPLPRERSDLAIWPISEIARYGTFPYKTVHEHHARPRDPDYYEKWGYPAPKFEYTLPDTPPLTPVQVQPASEGEGR, encoded by the coding sequence ATGCACAAACCGACCCTGGGCGCCTATGAGAGCTTGCAAGCCGCTGAGGACTGGTTCATCTACCAGCGGCGTGCCGACTTCCACGGCGAAGACGGCAACATCAACGAAGTACCCATTCCCGATCCGGTGGTGCCGGTCCCCGCAGAGAGGTATCAGCAGTACGCGGATCTTCCGCACGCGATTCACCGGTTGTGGCAGACTTTCGGATTCACCGGCGACTTCATCGATCCTGTCGAGTGGGAACCGATCGTCGCCCCCTGGCTCGACGGGCTCACCTTCACCCACATGCCCAACGACGACCACTTCGTACCCCTGACCCGATCCGAGACCGGGAACATCAGCCTCCTGGGCACCCGCACCCTCAACTTCCTGAAAATCTCCCCCCAAACTGGGCGGATCCAGGCATGGAACAACGCTCCGCATCTCCGCGCGGACTACTTCCGAGGTCTTCCGAGCGCCTTGTCGGTGTCGCATAGTCTCGATTTGGATGAGCGGTCGACGATCGGACATCTGGGTGGCGACAGCATTGACAGCCTTGACATCGTTGAGTTTCTAGGTCCGGTCGATCGGGGCCAGTTTTATGGTCAGCGGGTACCGCAGTGTGAGGGCGGTCCGCTGCCGCGGGAGCGCTCGGATCTGGCGATCTGGCCGATCTCGGAGATCGCCCGCTACGGCACCTTCCCCTACAAAACCGTCCATGAGCACCACGCCCGACCCCGCGATCCGGACTACTACGAGAAGTGGGGGTATCCGGCGCCGAAGTTCGAATACACCCTCCCGGACACGCCGCCGCTGACCCCGGTGCAGGTCCAACCCGCCAGCGAAGGGGAGGGTCGGTGA
- a CDS encoding TM0106 family RecB-like putative nuclease: MDIEEGTKTTPVSARSLTGCRHRLALETRAPQVDGDPGMALRVEAAAVFRASVRDRLPGLTIIEPGEGAVRRTLAAMEAGADRIWNAVLPTAHDRRGHSELLVRLADGYIPVIVVNHKTCDPGAGAVTSPLDRWEPREDETVRSRQHRGDQMRLAHLTRMLQDAGYASRTLLGGSIGVDGARIVVQEIGPLLAAYDERFADRRAVLAGTAPTEPVRVAECRRCPWWPQCAQTLTLARDVSLVADGRSAPGLREAGIGTVDQLAEYDGPQPEDVPVPIADLRAMARAWRDGQVLVRRRPEVKVRRADVEVDVDMESYQEYGAYLWGTWLRRDGVDLGYRPFVTWEPVPTRDEARSFAEFWAFLMDRRAEAHAAGKTFAAYCYSQNAENKWLLASADRFAGEPGVPPRRAVEEFIASPEWVDMFDAVGDAFLSLEGRGLKKVAPVAGFQWRDAEAGGEASMLWYRVGVGIDAGFADEDRAVQRQRILDYNEDDVKATAALRAFMSSEKVLALPVVGA, encoded by the coding sequence GTGGACATCGAAGAGGGCACCAAGACGACTCCGGTGAGCGCACGATCGCTCACCGGTTGTCGGCACCGTCTGGCGCTCGAGACCCGCGCCCCGCAGGTCGATGGCGACCCGGGCATGGCGTTGCGGGTCGAGGCGGCCGCCGTCTTCCGCGCCTCCGTCCGGGACCGCTTGCCGGGCCTGACGATCATCGAACCGGGGGAGGGCGCGGTGCGCCGTACCCTCGCCGCGATGGAGGCGGGCGCCGATCGGATCTGGAACGCGGTGCTGCCCACCGCGCACGACCGCCGGGGCCACAGCGAGCTCCTCGTCCGCCTCGCCGACGGCTACATCCCCGTCATCGTCGTCAACCACAAGACCTGCGACCCCGGCGCCGGCGCCGTGACGTCGCCGCTGGACCGCTGGGAGCCCCGCGAGGACGAGACGGTCCGCTCCCGACAGCACCGCGGCGATCAGATGCGCCTGGCCCATCTCACGCGCATGCTGCAGGACGCGGGCTACGCGTCGCGGACGCTGCTCGGCGGGAGCATCGGGGTCGACGGTGCGCGCATCGTCGTCCAGGAGATCGGGCCGCTCCTGGCCGCCTACGACGAGCGGTTCGCGGACCGTCGGGCCGTGCTCGCCGGCACCGCCCCGACCGAGCCGGTCCGCGTCGCGGAGTGCCGACGGTGCCCCTGGTGGCCGCAGTGCGCGCAGACCCTGACCCTCGCGCGGGACGTGAGCCTGGTGGCCGACGGGCGGTCGGCGCCCGGGTTGCGCGAGGCGGGCATCGGCACCGTCGACCAGCTGGCCGAGTACGACGGACCCCAGCCCGAGGACGTGCCCGTGCCCATCGCGGACCTGCGGGCCATGGCCCGCGCGTGGCGGGACGGGCAGGTGCTCGTGCGGCGGCGGCCCGAGGTGAAGGTGCGCCGAGCCGACGTCGAGGTGGACGTCGACATGGAGAGCTACCAGGAGTACGGCGCCTACCTGTGGGGCACGTGGCTGCGGCGCGACGGCGTCGACCTCGGCTACCGGCCCTTCGTCACCTGGGAGCCCGTGCCCACGCGCGACGAGGCCCGCTCGTTCGCCGAGTTCTGGGCCTTCCTCATGGACCGCCGCGCGGAGGCGCACGCCGCGGGCAAGACCTTCGCGGCGTACTGCTACTCGCAGAACGCCGAGAACAAGTGGCTGCTGGCGTCCGCGGACCGGTTCGCGGGTGAGCCGGGCGTGCCCCCGCGCCGTGCCGTGGAGGAGTTCATCGCCTCGCCCGAGTGGGTCGACATGTTCGACGCCGTCGGCGACGCCTTCCTCTCCCTCGAGGGGCGCGGCCTGAAGAAGGTGGCGCCCGTCGCCGGATTCCAGTGGCGCGACGCCGAGGCCGGCGGCGAGGCGTCGATGCTCTGGTACCGCGTGGGCGTCGGGATCGACGCCGGCTTCGCCGACGAGGACCGGGCCGTGCAGCGGCAGCGGATCCTCGACTACAACGAGGACGACGTGAAGGCCACCGCCGCGCTGCGCGCGTTCATGTCCAGCGAGAAGGTGCTCGCGCTGCCGGTGGTGGGCGCGTAG
- a CDS encoding DUF6474 family protein: MGLFGKKTKSSRAERRAQAKALKSKARLEAKLAAKNADRDAKRVVKNASKSERKALKADLQRNKIIAKAQSKSDAANLKIAETQARAAVEGKLLSEARLKRYISTARLLAPVVVPIVYRAAQAGRNQLDAAKASRLGVPVDEVAAFAGYGGGLSARVAAARRSLDQLAATHPDAETKAFTAAVAQRLDDLGTAITASESMPPARRRPAHQAIARELDGIDADLLNRLGVSS; encoded by the coding sequence ATGGGTTTGTTCGGCAAGAAGACGAAGTCCTCCCGCGCGGAGCGCCGCGCGCAGGCCAAGGCGCTCAAGTCCAAGGCGCGCCTCGAGGCGAAGCTCGCCGCCAAGAACGCGGACCGTGACGCCAAGCGCGTCGTGAAGAACGCGTCGAAGAGCGAGCGCAAGGCGCTGAAGGCCGACCTGCAGCGGAACAAGATCATCGCCAAGGCGCAGAGCAAGTCCGATGCGGCCAACCTGAAGATCGCCGAGACCCAGGCCCGCGCGGCCGTCGAGGGCAAGCTCCTCTCGGAGGCGCGGCTCAAGCGCTACATCTCGACCGCGCGGCTGCTCGCGCCCGTCGTGGTGCCGATCGTCTACCGGGCGGCGCAGGCCGGCCGGAACCAGCTGGACGCCGCGAAGGCCTCGCGCCTCGGCGTGCCCGTCGACGAGGTCGCGGCGTTCGCCGGCTACGGCGGCGGCCTCTCGGCCCGCGTCGCCGCGGCCCGTCGCTCGCTGGATCAGCTGGCGGCCACGCACCCCGATGCGGAGACCAAGGCCTTCACCGCCGCCGTCGCGCAGCGCCTCGACGACCTGGGCACCGCCATCACCGCCTCCGAGTCGATGCCGCCCGCGCGGCGCCGCCCGGCGCACCAGGCCATCGCCCGCGAGCTGGACGGCATCGACGCCGACCTGCTGAACCGCCTCGGCGTCAGCTCCTAG
- a CDS encoding SDR family NAD(P)-dependent oxidoreductase, which translates to MDVSGSSVIVTGGASGLGAATAKRFAEAGATVFGLDLQPSIDKATPVENVHLIATDVTKEDEVLAAIAEAVKAGPLRVAVNCAGVGWAGRILSKNGPHALDLFQTVININLVGTFNVMRLAADQMSKQEAADEQGSRGLIVNTASVAAFEGQIGQIAYTASKGGVHAMTITAARDLAQFGIRVNTIAPGTINTPMLAGVTPEFKKTLEAGIPFPSRLGEPSEYAQLAYFLAEHDYINGETIRMDGALRMAPR; encoded by the coding sequence ATGGACGTCTCCGGCTCCTCCGTCATCGTCACCGGTGGCGCTTCCGGCCTCGGCGCCGCCACCGCGAAGCGCTTCGCCGAGGCGGGTGCCACGGTCTTCGGCCTCGATCTGCAGCCGTCGATCGACAAGGCGACCCCGGTCGAGAACGTGCACCTCATCGCGACCGACGTGACCAAGGAGGACGAGGTCCTCGCCGCGATCGCCGAGGCCGTCAAGGCGGGCCCGCTGCGCGTGGCCGTCAACTGCGCGGGCGTCGGCTGGGCCGGCCGCATCCTGTCCAAGAACGGCCCGCACGCGCTGGACCTGTTCCAGACGGTCATCAACATCAACCTGGTGGGCACGTTCAACGTGATGCGCCTGGCCGCCGACCAGATGAGCAAGCAGGAGGCCGCCGACGAGCAGGGCTCCCGCGGCCTCATCGTCAACACCGCGTCGGTCGCGGCGTTCGAGGGCCAGATCGGCCAGATCGCCTACACCGCGTCCAAGGGTGGCGTGCACGCCATGACCATCACCGCTGCGCGCGATCTCGCGCAGTTCGGCATCCGCGTGAACACCATCGCCCCGGGCACCATCAACACCCCGATGCTGGCCGGCGTGACCCCCGAGTTCAAGAAGACCCTCGAGGCGGGCATCCCGTTCCCGTCGCGCCTCGGTGAGCCGTCGGAGTACGCGCAGCTCGCCTACTTCCTCGCCGAGCACGACTACATCAACGGCGAGACGATCCGCATGGACGGGGCGCTGCGGATGGCGCCGCGCTAG
- a CDS encoding MAB_1171c family putative transporter — MAVKLVNVLGVAFFTLVLCWRIDRLYRAKAGIQAVAVTVAIAALTLAVLLLGSPLAPTVDGALWRGASRLGGYASLALGVAALAVAFFYGPTESARQRRAGMEAIPLIAAVVGLSVAMNVTPPSLRDANLDTLTVQELGFAVFFVIAGGYLMYGLADCVLSLTRLMPFADGYLTTSLRLMSAGLAITAVGSLAQVAFVLTSAGHVASWPVLLSLSQACTAGGILLFVVGLSYPGVRGFVVQMQYRKKHRRDFKRLEPLWTLLTTAVPEVVLDAGKARRDAHLRFQRRVVEIRDVLVQLSPYLPEDFGDGVPEENVHNLLVAIDLRNEAGAAPAPSSMVLPPDGPSIDDDAAPLLVLSDAVGATPAEELQI, encoded by the coding sequence GTGGCTGTGAAGCTCGTGAACGTACTCGGCGTCGCGTTCTTCACCCTGGTGTTGTGCTGGCGCATCGACCGGCTGTACCGCGCGAAGGCCGGTATCCAGGCCGTCGCGGTCACCGTCGCCATCGCGGCCCTGACGCTGGCCGTCCTGCTGCTCGGCTCGCCGCTCGCGCCGACGGTCGACGGCGCGCTGTGGCGCGGCGCCTCCCGCCTCGGCGGGTACGCCTCACTCGCCCTCGGGGTCGCGGCGCTGGCCGTCGCCTTCTTCTACGGGCCCACCGAATCGGCGCGGCAACGCCGTGCGGGCATGGAGGCGATCCCGCTCATCGCCGCGGTCGTGGGCCTGTCCGTCGCGATGAACGTGACGCCGCCCTCGCTGCGCGATGCCAACCTCGACACGCTCACCGTGCAGGAACTGGGCTTCGCCGTCTTCTTCGTCATCGCCGGCGGCTACCTCATGTACGGCCTCGCGGACTGCGTGCTCTCGCTGACCAGGCTCATGCCGTTCGCGGACGGCTACCTCACGACGTCGCTGCGACTGATGTCCGCGGGCCTCGCCATCACCGCCGTCGGTTCGCTCGCCCAGGTGGCCTTCGTACTCACCAGCGCGGGGCACGTGGCCTCCTGGCCGGTGCTGCTCTCGCTGTCGCAGGCGTGCACCGCCGGCGGCATCCTGCTGTTCGTCGTGGGCCTGAGCTATCCGGGCGTGCGCGGTTTCGTCGTGCAGATGCAGTACCGCAAGAAGCACCGCAGGGACTTCAAGCGGCTCGAGCCCCTGTGGACGCTGCTCACCACCGCGGTCCCCGAGGTGGTCCTCGACGCCGGCAAGGCCCGCCGCGACGCCCACCTGCGGTTCCAGCGTCGCGTGGTCGAGATCCGCGACGTCCTCGTCCAGCTCAGCCCCTACCTCCCCGAGGACTTCGGCGACGGCGTGCCCGAGGAGAACGTGCACAACCTGCTCGTCGCGATCGACCTGCGCAACGAGGCCGGAGCGGCCCCGGCACCGTCGTCGATGGTGCTGCCGCCCGACGGCCCCTCCATCGACGACGACGCCGCCCCGCTCCTCGTCCTGTCGGACGCGGTCGGGGCGACGCCGGCGGAGGAACTGCAGATCTAG
- a CDS encoding TMEM165/GDT1 family protein, translated as MLNALLVSFAVVFVAELGDKSQLMAMTFAARFKWWVVLLGITAATALTHIASVGIGFALGSAIPSQLITAVAGVSMLVFAFWTWRGDTLSDDETATADRVTRSVFLAVASAFFLAELGDKTMLATITLTTQHNWFGVWVGSTLGMVAADALAIAVGALLGAKLPERAIAIGATVLFFGFGAWLLAEAWPELDATSRIVTGLVVAATMIGGGLVVRRAHRAAAAAPSTPEVQDSTPGPGRTALH; from the coding sequence GTGCTCAACGCGTTGCTCGTCAGTTTCGCCGTGGTCTTCGTGGCCGAGCTCGGCGACAAGTCCCAGCTCATGGCGATGACCTTCGCCGCCCGCTTCAAGTGGTGGGTCGTGCTGCTGGGCATCACCGCCGCCACGGCACTGACCCACATCGCCTCCGTCGGCATCGGCTTCGCGCTCGGCTCCGCCATCCCGTCGCAGCTCATCACCGCGGTCGCGGGCGTCTCGATGCTCGTCTTCGCGTTCTGGACCTGGCGCGGCGACACCCTCTCCGACGACGAGACCGCGACCGCGGACCGCGTCACCCGGTCCGTGTTCCTCGCCGTGGCCTCCGCGTTCTTCCTCGCGGAGCTCGGCGACAAGACCATGCTCGCCACGATCACGCTCACCACGCAGCACAACTGGTTCGGCGTGTGGGTCGGCTCGACCCTTGGCATGGTCGCCGCCGACGCCCTCGCCATCGCGGTCGGAGCCCTGCTCGGCGCGAAGCTGCCCGAGCGCGCCATCGCGATCGGCGCGACCGTCCTGTTCTTCGGCTTCGGCGCCTGGCTGCTGGCCGAGGCGTGGCCGGAGCTCGACGCCACCAGCCGCATCGTCACCGGCCTCGTCGTCGCCGCCACGATGATCGGCGGCGGGCTCGTCGTACGCCGGGCGCACCGGGCCGCGGCGGCGGCACCGTCGACCCCGGAGGTCCAGGACAGCACCCCCGGTCCCGGAAGAACAGCCCTTCACTAA